The Deltaproteobacteria bacterium CG2_30_66_27 genome window below encodes:
- a CDS encoding rubredoxin, producing MKKYICANCGYVYDPAAGDPMNGIPPGTAFDDLPPGWVCPMCYAQKSAFDELE from the coding sequence ATCAAGAAGTACATCTGCGCGAACTGCGGCTACGTCTACGATCCGGCGGCCGGGGATCCGATGAACGGAATTCCGCCGGGGACGGCGTTCGACGACCTCCCCCCGGGGTGGGTCTGCCCGATGTGCTACGCGCAAAAATCCGCGTTCGACGAACTGGAGTAG